Within the Salvelinus sp. IW2-2015 linkage group LG19, ASM291031v2, whole genome shotgun sequence genome, the region caMtgctccagaatccaatggcagcgagctttacaccactccagccgacgcttggcattgcgcatggtgatcttaggtttgtgtgtggctgctcggccatggaaacccatgtcatgaagctcccgacaaacagttattgtgctgacgttgtttggaactcggtagtgagtgttgcaaccgaggacagatKGGTTTTACACGCtaggcgcttcagcactcggcggtcatgttctgtgagcttgtgtgacctaccactttgcggctgaRTTGTTGTTGCTCCTACACRtttccacttcacaataacagcacttgaccGGAGCWgaaatttgacgaactgacttgttggaaaggtgatatCCTATGAcgctgccacgttgaaagtcactgagctcttcagtaaggccattctactgccaatgtttgtctatggagattgcatggctgtKtgctcgattttatacacctgtcagcaacaggtgtgcctgaaatagccgaatccactatttGAAGTGACGTCCACATAGTTTTGCGTATATGTAGTGcatttctctttctgtctatccatCATTAGGTGCGCATTCTTAGGTTGCTGAGGATCCTGGGTCGTAATAACGATACAGCTAGTGATGCCGTGAATGACCTGCTGGCCCAGGTACAGTAATGAAACCACACACAAGGATTCACATTGCAGGATTTTCACTAGTAAATAGTCTTGCagggttgttgttgttgaatggattctatttaagcaataaatGCCAGAGGAGGYgtggtatatggccaatataccacggctaagggctgctcTTATGTACGACGCAActcggagtgcctggacacagccctcagccgtggtatattggttatataccacaaaccccagaggtgccttatggTCGctaatgtaattagagcagtaaaaaaaaaatgttggtcaTACCCGTGGGTATGCAATCTGATATAGCACCGTCTGTCTgccaattagcattcagggctcaaacctcCCAGTTTATGATTCGATATTTATATACTGCTTCCTTATACAGGTGGCCACGAACACAGACAGCAGTAAGACTGCAGGCAGTGCTGTGTTGTATGAAACAGTTCTCACTGTCATGGACATCAAATCGGAAAGTGGCTTGAGGGTAAGTGCCGCATGTGATACCATCATCAAGTCATTTCTTTTTTGTATGTATTCACATCTTTTTGAATGTGCCACAAGTGGTAGAGGCCAATGTAGCTAACATGGATGTACATCAGAGGCCGTATGTCtaggttgtgtctgttgtgtgtgtgtgcgacaggTCCTAGCTGTGAACATCCTGGGGCGATTTCTTCTGAACAACGATAGGAACATCCGgttagtgcccccccccccccctcctcctccttccctctgtctcttccttttATCTCATCTGGTCCTCATTTGGTCCTTCTTCATGGTTTCTAGCCCATTGCTTAGAGGCTTATTGTTGCTTAGAAGCTCATTGTTGCCTGAGGCAGACAAACCTGTTCATTCTAATAAATATAAACACAGTCAGTAACATCTATTCCTGTGATTAGATTCCTGTGAGGCCGTAGAGTGACAGACAGGGTTGTTGGGCTATCTGTACGTTGTGGGCGAACGATCACATGGAAGTTTCCTTTTTATCCGTCTGTTCCTGTTGGGATTGTTCCCGTAGGGTCTGTCTGGCCCAGCAGGTTATTCTGGTCTGGTCCCAGGCTTTAAGCGCGTCCTCCCTGTGGCTGCTGGAAAGCTGCTAGACTGGCTCAGAGCAGATATGACCATTCTCTCAGCATGCAGAGTGATCGCAGATCGTTACACCAGATATACGTTTCAAAGACATGCAGTCATGCTCCCCATCAGGGAAGACGGCACACAGCTAAAATGTTTGCGGAAGATGCGTGAGGTGGGAGACCTTGGAAATGAGAGTCGCAGAAGGAAAGTTTGTTCCATGAACTGTATCCATGCACCAGTCGTGTTGATAAACTATCACAGCCCTTCTACACGTCCAGARACACACACATGTAACGcgtctttctctctcattgtctAAATATTTTTATTCGTGCACAGGTACATCTCAATGACTTCCCTTCAGAAGATTGTTCAGACGGACCACAATGCAGTGCAGCGTCACAGAGGGACCATAGTGGACTGCCTGAAGGACCAGGATGCTTCTGTCAAACGGTACTGTGTTGATTTCTGAGCCTGTACTGCCAGTTAGCCACGTGTCACCTATTCATGAGCGACAATGGAAGGTGGCATATGACTGTAGAGAATAACAGTATATAGTTACAATCTTCTTTGTGTTTATCCCTCAGCCGGGCATTGGAGCTTTCTCTGGCCCTGGTGTCAGCTGTCAACATCCGCTCTCTGATGAAAGagctgctcctcttcctctccagctGTCCCCCAGAGCTCAGAGCACACACCACCTCAGGCATCTTCAACGCCGCAGAGAGGTACTGGGCTGGCCGTCACCTGTCTAGGGGGCTTTAAATGTCTCTATGTCGTGTAGTCTCTGTGTATCTGGATGTCTCATTTTGTATCTATGTCTATATGAATgtttccctgtctctgtgtcggGTGTGGTACTGTGTTTCTGTCTTGCTCTCTGTGTCTGTATATGTCTCACTGCTATCTGGCTGTTCtaccactgaacacacacaggcCTAGCCAGTAGCCTGTCCTCGctgtgtgtcactgtctgtgtttgtgtctcagcCGCAGCACTGAACACCACTGAGTCTCTTGTCTCCGTGTCTCTGTCAGGTATGCTCCCTCTCAGCGCTGGCACATTGACACCATCCTGCATGTCCTCACCACGGTAAATACTGACACTCTACTGCACCGCAATCACCTGGTGACTGCACAACTTGTTTTAACTACCGTACTACTTGTTTTAACTATGACCAGCTATTGTAAATAACCCCAAGATGTATCCCACTTATATCACCCCACTGTACTTCAAGCTGTCTGGGTGGAAACTAGGCACATTGACAGTAGTACCATCTCTTTTAGGCAGGGGGCGACGTGAGGGATGAGACGGTTCCCAACCTGATCCAGCTCATCACCACAGCAACAGAACTACACTGCTACACGGTCCACAAGCTGTACAGAGCCYTGGTTACAGACATCTCAGTGGTATGGCTTTagtatgaatgtgtttgtgtgccacGCTCTGTCGAAATGGGATTTGTGTTATCAGTCAGGAAAACCTCAATGCCCAGCTCTATTCTCAGCTGTGGAACTGTGCAAcattgttggtttgtgtgtgcagCAATCCCTGGTACAGGTGGCATGCTGGTGTATTGGGGAGTATGGAGACCTGCTTCtgagaggagagtgtgaggagacaGAACCTGTTCAGGTACATGAGGGAGGATGCTGTGGTTGTTTTAACACAGGCATGGTTAATACCCATTGACAATACAGTATTAACTGTCATAAAACCGAGACAGTTCTTCTTGTTTCTCTGTCCTGCCATTAGGTGTCAGAGGATGACGTCCTGGACGCCTTGGAAACGGTTCTACAGTCACATATGTCGTCGCCGGCAACCAGGGGCTTCGCTCTCACAGCGACAATGAAACTCAGCACACGCATAACACACAACGTGGAGTAAGCATCATTAACTCACACCCCTCAGAACACTGCTGCAACCGGTAGACAGCAGCTACTGAAAACAAACTGCTTTGTCAGTTTTGCCCACTGCGTGGGGGGTCTTGGGACTTGTGACTCTCATTGCTGATGTAGAGAATTACTAAAATAGCTCTTGTTTCCTACTGCTTTTCCTCGTCCCTGTCCGGCAGTCGCATTAGGAGCATCGTCAGTATCTACGGCAGCTGCATCGACGTGGAACTCCAGCAGAGGGCAGTGGAATACAACGCTCTGTTTAAGAAATACGACCACATGAGGTAgtccatatgtatatacatacagtatattgtcagTGATAGCCAATGATGTATACATATATTGTTATATCTATGAATACAACACTGAGGGGAAATGGCAGCCCCTCAGTGACTCAGTTATGGTCTTCATCGTGGTAGCCACTTTTGCTTTGCCCATTACACTGCTAAGAGAGCTCTGTGTTCGCAGGGCTGCTGTTCTGGAGAGAATGCCAGTGATTGACAAGAGCTCACCGGGACATACCAATGGAGAATCAGCAGGGGGGTCTATCAAAGAGATGGAGCCAACCAAACGGACACAGGAAGTAGTATTACCCCAGGAACCTGCTAACCAGGTAAGGGATGAAAAGGACTGCAATAAACTTTGGTAGTTCAGCTATCTTAATATGAAGTATAGACTTTACTTATTGTGTCCTTTCTCAAGCTGAACCTCTCAAAAGTAACTCGATGTGGAATATTTCCCTCATTTTCTCTTGTCAAGGTGTGTGATCTGTTGGACCTGCTAGGTGGTTCTGGGGAGCCTCCCCAGCCCAGCCCCGCCCTGTCCACCACAGCGTTAGGCCCTGTTAGCAGCACAGCTGGGGGAGACCTACTGGACCTGCTAGGAGGCCTGGACGTCACACCTGGTGAGACACGGAGCTGCTGAGTGAGAGTGAACGAGAAACAGAGATGGGGGTTTTCAGAGAGATGGACAAAGCCATCATTAAGCCATCAGAAAAACATTATGAAGATGTACTTGTTTGGGATTTTAGAATGAACACACCAGTAGCTTTATGCAAAAGATACAGCACATcttcataatgtatttaatgatGGTCWGTTTTCTGGTGCTGAATTTCAGGAGCCCACAGTGTGACCGATGTTTCTTTGTGTTTCCATAGTGCCACCTAGTGTTATAGTGTATGAGAAGAACGGTGTGACACTGAAACTACAGactgacaaacagacagacacgggCATGACCATTACCCTCACTGCCACCAACTCTACTGACAGGGACATCACCAGCCTCACCCTGCAAGCAGCAGTACCCaaggtctgtcggtctgtctttgGGTCCGCCTGTCAGACTACCTTACTTACCTTATTTGGTATTCCAAACTTGTATGTCATGAGTAGGCCCCTCTAGACCATGTGACCAGACCacgaaaaactctgggccctagttatagGCTATTCATGACCTTTGTCTCTCACTTCCATCCACCTCAGAGCGTCCAGTTACAGATGAAGGCTCCGAGTGGTGACGTCATCCCCGCACACGGCTTAGGTCAGGTGACCCAGACTGTGCTCCTCAACAACCCTAACAAGGTGGGTCTTCGTTCAGTCTGTCCGTGGTTGCCACACTCACAATGAACTAAACATTCACTTCCTTCCCAACCAGGTGAGTCTGAAAATGAGGGTGCGCGTGTGCTACACCAGCCAGGACGTTGTCTGCCAGGACACGGTGCAGATCGACTCATTTCCCAGCCCCGCCTGGTAATGACAGCTGAAAGCAACCAGTCCATCAACGCTGACATCAGACCATGGAAGGATCGACAGCCGACCAGGCCCAGGAGTGGGGATCCATTCTACCTGACAGCTGCCTGTCAATCATACACAGAGAGAATCCTCTCTGTCAATTAACTATTCTACAGTACAACCTGATGTTTTTCCAAATGACTCTTCTCTTATTTTTCTAAATGKCTGACCCTCAAGAACTGTGGAAAATGTCCCCCTACAGTTGGCAGGGATATAGATAAACTCTTGATACTGTCACCCTAAAAGCCATTGTCACCATGACCTTTTCAGCTTCTGATTGGACTACTGGTATTACATTTCCCATAGCATAACCAACAGTATTAATGGCACTATCTTTGTTGTGTATTTGGTGTCACATCAACCAACAATAGTAATATGCAGCTGTCTGCCTGGCTCTTTGGGACTTGTCCAATCAGAAGATAAATCTATCCTGAGAACTGTGCAACCAAGACTGTCCGCCGGGATCTTTTAAGAGAGTACCTTTGAAGTCTTGACCCATGCAACCGTGACAACTTTTCTTTCACTCCAGGACTACTTACCTACCTACTGTTGTGGCTCACTGTTACAGTTCCCTCTCGTCAATCTGAGCCACGTGATTAGCATCCCCTAACACTACGCCTTATCCATACTTACATACATACGGTACATGCCTTCCATTGATgtactctcctcctccctacctctaTTTACCAACTGCTTCTCTCTTCCCCTGTGCCTGTCACTCAGAACCCCTTTTGGACCTGAGGTATTatcatgtatgtgtgtatatagactttattttgaGGTGGGAGTTGCTGTTTTATCTGTGAATGATGTGTAGTACCGGGAAAGAGAATTCAGTTTGTGTGCATTGCCTTTGACATTTGTAATTAAAGGTTATCAAATTGAATTATGAATGCATTATTTTCAGAGTTCATAACTGCCTCTATGGAAAGTTGTTTTACAAGGCACTGCTAAATGACACACTCGTGCAATAGCAGCCATGCATGTACTTCAAAAGACAAACAGTACATTTCACCTTTTATTCACAAGCAAAAACAAACTCTCTCACTGTGTCCCACTTACTTAAATTCCAACAGTGTATGGGTGGTTACAAAAACAGAGGAATTATAGCAGTCCAAATTGCTGCTCTGTGTTGCAACATGGTGTGACGATGACAAACTGCCCACTAGGCGATGAGGTGTATGCTGGAACAGTGGTAGACTAGCCCTCCTCTTAGCGCCAGGACCAGATGCAGCACTGAGCCTCCCTGGATCTTGTAGTCCGCAGCTGTCTTCTCATCGTTCCTGAGAGGGATGGGATTAAGTCAGAGCAGATAAAACAAGTGTTGCATCTAAGATGTAATGCTGCCACTTGATTAACACTAGAACCACCCTAAACCAACAGTGTTTGATTTTGTAAATAAAGGAAATCAGTCCTGCCAAAAAAGCTatgtcctgctccttccctgttgtattttacattgctcatttgtcagaattttgtttatcacaaacatttaaaaaaattcacaCCTATTCCCAACTTAACCTGCCAAGACAATGCTCTGTaagacgttggtacccagccaggtgcTGATGCGTGTCACTCTCCTCACTAAATTAACGACGAATTGATGAATGGACGATAATTGTGCACTTCACAACTGAATTTAAATTGAACGTGCTCCTTGCGGGTATATCATTCTTTcacgttttactttgtaaaaagaaGCTGTTACAGCACTGATCTTATTTACTAGAACGGAAAGCATGCTACGTGTTGCAGTAGGTCCTTAGAATAATGCCAAACATATCCTTGAATATCCAAGTTGTTGAGCCAAGGGACTCAAACGATGCCAGCCCACTGAATGAATGGGCGATAATTGCACATTCCTTCACAATCTAATTTAAAATAGGCCTAACTAAATGATAAGGAGGGCGAAcaggttgatttaatttagaacaataatagtgtaatgatgagtttgtgttatgcctatttatcgACGTTGGCTCTCATTTTAATAATTTGACCGCGTGCTTTGCTGGTTGATACGggactgttttatttattgtatttattgtaAGGGCAACTAAAACATGCTACGAGTTGCATTAGGCttttagaataatgcaaaacacatccttgactctatccacactctggtcccgtgtggctcagttggtagagcatggcgcttgcaacgccagggttgtgggttcattccccacggggggaccaggatgaatatgtatgaactttccaaattgtaagtcgctctggataagagcgtcagctaaatgacttaaatgtaaatgtaatccaaGGTGATGAGCGAGGGGAAAGAAAGAAACGATGCCAGTCAGCCTACGCAGCCAGCCCatcgaaactacacctaaactacacCGAAACTCATTTCACACGTAATAAGACAGCCtatagacaagattaaattgacagTCTGAGTGACAATATTATCAGTTGCCAAATTGCACAGAGACGGGCACATTTTGTAATTGACAGATGCAGGGAAAGTAGCATCACTTCATCAAATCATCACATGCAGGTAAAACGTTTTGATTTCTATATTGTATCAGAAAGATCATATTGTGCAGTTTCTGTGACGCTTACGTTTGTCAAATAACGCAAAATTCAAGAGGTGCAACTCTATTTCCAAATTTCACTTTTTAAAAGAATATCTGCTGTCCATGCACTCAGCACATGCccactagggggcagcatttctctggctactaagcaaagataagtaacataataaacttaAAATATGGTATTCTGTTTTCGTTTAAATAAATATTCTTATTTTCACAATGTTTCTGTAGACCTGACAAAACTAAATTATGAAGGACTTATTTGTGATGGACTTGAACTAGTGTTTCTTAGTTTTGACAAACTGATGAAAATGCTATTACGCTCTTTGAAATAATTGTTTAGTATTCTAATGTTAGCTAAGACCTTTATAAACCCAACCAAATGATTATTCTTCTGATTAcatatattaaatgtatttattagactgttatAATGTTGATGGGTCATTGGCTGGAAGTGTCGAAAATTGGCTTTAGGTCTATGTTTTTCACGAGGACGTTGTAGAATAATTTAAAACATATCCATGACTAACAAATAACTATTGATGTTATATTTATACATGGATATTGAGGCTATGATTCAGAAGTTGGaactcttctctgtctgtattaacaaggacaacacacaggtctttccatcattgtatgattttttttgtgtgcaaatgaactcaagcttacggacaatgtcaaatgtgacctgagtgagttgggtgcccaattacgcaggtactttcccaaaacggatgacaagagagcctcatcgaaattgcaacaagcggttcggTCAAAATKtaatttaatcagaagccactcccagatttctggattgggctgcgctcagagtatcctgccttggcaaatcggctgttaagacactgatgccctttgcaaccacgtacctatgtgagagtggattctcggctctcactagcatgaaaactaaatacaggcacaaactgtgtgtggaaaatgatttaagacagactctctccaatacaatccaacattgcagagttatgtgaatcctttcaagcacacccttctcattaacctgtggtgagttattcacaatgttCGATGAacaagatggttaaataaagagcaaaataatttattattattattatttgtgccctggtcctataagagcactttgtcacttcccacaagccRggttgtgacaaaaactcacactcattcttatgtttaataaatgtattatatagtgtgtgtgtctggcaggcttacaatgatggcagaaaacaacatttgagagtgcgctgaccctggtgctagagggggtacgcagctggaggttgaatgtttgaaggggtaYGGGACTATAAAATGTTTGGGAACAACTGCTCTAGAGGTTACTTATAGGCAGAAAGACCAGGCGCTTCTGGTGTTAAAGGGAGCAGATGTTTCATGTCAAGATTGTGATGGAAGGGTTTATCACTTACATCTGTTTTCCACTGTAGATGAGTCTTTGTTGTTGAGGTGgaatcccctctttctcctccaccctTTCTTTAATTCTCTCCACCTTCATACGTGTACAAGAGAGCATATAAGCACATCATTACTGGACATGACTCTCCAATGTATTACTGACATGGGTAACTTAATCCTTATATTACACATAGAAAGAAAATACATTAGATTAAAATCAACCTTCAAAGTAATGATGTTTCATACCTTGTCTGTGGGCTCAATGTCGATCTCTATTTCTTTGCCAGTGAGAGTCTGAGACAGAAAAAttacgttaactagctaactaacgttacgtagctagctagttagctaacatggCTGTTGTAACAACATTGTAGCTATACGGGGATGACGGTTCAAAGTCAATGACCTGTAATGTCCACTATATAACTAGCGCTGTTCAGATCAATACATTTACCAAAGATATGTATAACTAACATACATGTACGTTACGTATAATATTACAatccaactaacgttagctcgaCGATGGTGAGATACGACCATAAAGTCTGTAAACTAGATGGCATAGCCACAAATTAAATGGCTGGTCTTACCTTAACCTTGATCAGCATTTTGACCTTAAATACGTTTTAAATCAATTTAAGATGAAATACCTAATCCACAATTATAGTTTTGTGGTATTGTTGTCAAATTGAGCAAACCTTCAGATTAAACTTTACTTCCTGTGTAAGTCACTGTTCCGTCCGTTGTCCATCTACCGTATTTTGTGAGACAAAGGTTCCGCTTTGCAAATAATTACTTTCTGGGAAAATACTGTATGTGACTGTTATAAAGTTAACTTTAAAAAacgttgtgcacgggggcattttcATGTTGTTACAGCAAAGGGCCAttcccaaactattgccacaaagttggaagcacagaatcgtctaaaatgttattgtatgctgtagcgttaagatttcccttcactggaactaaggggcctcgcCCAAWccatgaaaaacagacccagaacattattccgcctccaccaaactttacagttggcactatgcattcgggcagatagcattctcctggcaccCAGAAAGatccagatttgtctgtcggatggtgaagcgtgattcatcactccagagaacccgtttccactgctccagagtccaattgcggtgaactttacaccactggcattgcgcatggtgatcttaggcttgtgtgtggctgctcggccttggaaacccatttcaataagctcccgactaacatttcttgtgctgatgttgcttccagagggagtttggaactcggtagtgagtgttgcaaccgaggacagaggcCCCCCCCACCAAGCAGGCAAacattttttgtggcccccatctTGATGGTGGAGAGAAATATTTACGTTTTAAAGGGAATttgcaattctactaattttgccatggAGCGGAGAGataattttgcagttttacaacaaATTTCtagcaattctactcattttgccatgggacaggGAGAAacttttcagttttaaagcacatttctgcRgttctacaaattttgccatgcGGCGGAGAGAAACTTGAGCAATTCTAtaacaaatttcatgcaattcttctAATTTTGCCATAGGATGGAGAGGAATTATTGCAGTtttaaagggcaattccgccacttttcaacctcatattcatcatcttccgcaccaaaccagtgtctacctatgtaaaaacattgcatttctatcaaatcaaatcaaatttatttataaaacccttcttacatcagctgatatctcaaagtgctgtacagaaacccagcctaaaaccccaaacagcaagcaatgcaggtatagaagcacggtggctaggaaaaactccctaaaaaggccagaacctaggaagaaacctagagaggaaccaggctatgaggggtggccagtccttttttAAAGGtctaaccaacagatgcattctGTCatcaaaagaaaggaggaccaaggcactcttcaatataattaattaaaatgcttttattagtatggcatgttcaatagaaacaaagttgtttaaaaaccgacgcgtttcggctgcatggccttcgtcagggagtacagaaaaaggagaatacaatgtcctcttttgaaaggcttttccaattagccctaattagaagagggagtgtttacccaaattggacacacctagtaagcaataatatacacatgaaaaggtgaaatactgtagctatgttatcatgagTACACAATagtcaccactggtgtcccccaggctgttctaggccctctcctattctcgctatacaccaagtcacttggctctgtcatatcctcacatggtctctcctatcattgctatgcagacgacacacaattaatcttctcctttccccctctgataacaggtggtgaatcgcatctctgcatgtctggcagacatatcagtgtggatgacggatcaccacctcaagctgaacctcggcaagacggagctgctcttcctcccggggaggaCTGCCCTGATCTCGCCATCAGGTGTGTGACaactcattgtgtcctcctcccagagtgctaagaaccttggcgtgatcctggacaacaccctgtcgttctcaactaacatcaaggcggtgacccgttcctgtaggttcatgctctacaacattcgcagagtacgaccctgcctcacgcaggaagcggcgcaggtctctatccaggcacttgtcatctcccgtctggattactgcaactcgctgttggctgggctccctgcctgtgccattaaacccctacaactcatccagaacgccgcagcccgtctggtgttcaactttccaagttctctcacgtcacccgctcctccgctctctccactggcttccagttgaagctcgcatccgctacaagaccatggtgcttgcctacggagctgtgagggaacggcacctccgtaccttcaggctctgatcaggcctacacccaaacaagggcactgcgttcatccacctctggctgctcgcctccctacctctgaggaagtacagttcccgctcagcccagtcaaaactgttcgctgctctggcaccccaatggtggaacaaactccctcacgacgccaggtcagcggagtcaatcaccaccttccggagacacctgaaaccccacctctttaaggaatacctaggataggataaagtaatccttctaacccccccccttaaaagagttagatgcactattgtaaagtggttgtttccactggatatcataagggtgaatgcaccaatttgtaagtcgctctggataagagcgtctgctaatgacttaaatgtaaatgtaaatgagcatacaactccaagctagaagcatcagaacaccagagaggcagttccaaccctagccatgactgggagaagtgtctcAGGTCAGGCAGTTTTGTTCCTTCAAAAACACTTTTAAGCCCAAGTCCACTTTTTGTCCCATAGTCCAGAATGCCAcactaaatacatttgccaagaaAGTTAATTTTGATGTGGAGAATCTGTTTAAGGGTAAAATTGATTCCAACAAAACAC harbors:
- the ap1g2 gene encoding AP-1 complex subunit gamma-like 2 — translated: MSPSVRLQEMIRVIRGARTQGEERGVIQRECAAIRAQFRQADNGTRSHNLAKLLYVHMLGYPAHFGQMECVRLIASPRYNEKRVGYLGAMMLLDEKQDASLLITNSIKNDLSHSSQYVQSLALCTLGCMGSAEMCRDLAPEIDRLLRASNSYIKKKAALCAVHIVRKVPELGELFTPASRSLLXEKNHGVLHGAVVLITELCERNPETLEQFRKAVPELVQIMKGLVMSGYSPEHNVAGISDPFLQVRILRLLRILGRNNDTASDAVNDLLAQVATNTDSSKTAGSAVLYETVLTVMDIKSESGLRVLAVNILGRFLLNNDRNIRYISMTSLQKIVQTDHNAVQRHRGTIVDCLKDQDASVKRRALELSLALVSAVNIRSLMKELLLFLSSCPPELRAHTTSGIFNAAERYAPSQRWHIDTILHVLTTAGGDVRDETVPNLIQLITTATELHCYTVHKLYRALVTDISVQSLVQVACWCIGEYGDLLLRGECEETEPVQVSEDDVLDALETVLQSHMSSPATRGFALTATMKLSTRITHNVDRIRSIVSIYGSCIDVELQQRAVEYNALFKKYDHMRAAVLERMPVIDKSSPGHTNGESAGGSIKEMEPTKRTQEVVLPQEPANQVCDLLDLLGGSGEPPQPSPALSTTALGPVSSTAGGDLLDLLGGLDVTPVPPSVIVYEKNGVTLKLQTDKQTDTGMTITLTATNSTDRDITSLTLQAAVPKSVQLQMKAPSGDVIPAHGLGQVTQTVLLNNPNKVSLKMRVRVCYTSQDVVCQDTVQIDSFPSPAW
- the LOC111979326 gene encoding ubiquitin-like protein NEDD8, which encodes MLIKVKTLTGKEIEIDIEPTDKVERIKERVEEKEGIPPQQQRLIYSGKQMNDEKTAADYKIQGGSVLHLVLALRGGLVYHCSSIHLIA